Proteins encoded in a region of the Augochlora pura isolate Apur16 chromosome 4, APUR_v2.2.1, whole genome shotgun sequence genome:
- the Wdfy2 gene encoding WD repeat and FYVE domain containing 2, with the protein MAAEIKPAPGVNHDKFSTSRKPVLLSKLEGCNDDVNAAIIIPREEGVISVCDDRTVRVWLKRDSGQYWPSVCQYMAAGATSMHYTVETRQLFVGLDNGTINEFILEQDYNRMTPMREYSAHQARVTGVIFTPESEWVLSIGRDKMFLLHCSVTGQKVGSYQTDAWYTALQFDAQSKHAFVGDYSGQIAMLKLEANNVTLITTLKTHTGSIHTLAWDSEKQLLFSGSFDQSIIVWDIGGRQGTAYELQGHHNKVTALCYASAERVLLSGGEDGVIVCWDMGASRKETAAWAESGTCQACGRPFFWNIKAMMDQRQLGLRQHHCRHCGRALCARCTSQRIAIPAMGFEFEVRVCDPCHIQLKATNQTSLASFHDAKHNVVGMDLDAPRRRLLTIGQDRLIKIWDISALLQ; encoded by the exons ATGGCAGCAGAGATAAAGCCCGCTCCAGGTGTAAATCATGACAAATTCAGCACAAGTCGCAAACCCGTACTCTTGTCGAAATTGGAAGGATGTAACGATGATGTCAATGCGGCTATCATTATACCGCGAGAAGAAGGTGTAATTAGCGTGTGCGATGACAG AACTGTTAGAGTTTGGCTGAAACGTGATTCTGGACAGTATTGGCCAAGCGTCTGTCAATACATGGCTGCTGGTGCCACATCGATGCATTACACCGTAGAGACAAGACAATTGTTTGTTGGTCTGGATAATGGAACCataaat GAATTCATTTTGGAACAAGATTACAACCGAATGACACCCATGCGCGAATATTCAGCTCATCAAGCAAGAGTCACAGGAGTTATATTTACTCCAGAGTCTGAATGGGTTTTAAGTATAGGCAGAGATAAAATGTTTCTGTTACACTGTTCGGTAACTGGTCAGAAAGTGGGATCTTATCAGACCGACGCGTGGTACACTGCACTGCA ATTCGATGCTCAATCGAAGCATGCATTTGTTGGTGATTATTCTGGACAGATAGCAATGTTAAAGTTAGAGGCTAATAACGTCACCTTGATCACAACGTTAAAAACGCATACCGGAAGTATACACACATTGGCATGGGATTCTGAGAAGCAGCTTTTGTTTTCCGGAAGTTTTGATCAAAGTATCATAGTATGGGATATCGGCGGTCGTCAGGGAACGGCATATGAGCTTCAAGGACACCA CAACAAAGTTACCGCATTGTGCTACGCGAGCGCTGAACGCGTTCTATTGTCTGGTGGAGAAGATGGGGTCATAGTTTGTTGGGACATGGGTGCAAGCAGGAAGGAAACGGCAGCATGGGCAGAGTCGGGCACGTGCCAA GCATGTGGGAGACCGTTCTTCTGGAATATCAAAGCAATGATGGATCAACGGCAATTAGGATTAAGGCAACACCATTGCCGTCATTGCGGTCGCGCGTTATGCGCGCGTTGCACGTCGCAACGAATAGCAATACCAGCAATGGGATTCGAATTTGAAGTCAGAGTTTGCGATCCATGCCACATACAACTCAAAGCGACAAA CCAAACATCTTTAGCATCTTTCCACGACGCGAAGCACAACGTTGTTGGAATGGATCTCGATGCACCGAGACGAAGACTATTAACTATCGGTCAGGATCGTCTGATTAAAATTTGGGATATTTCTGCCCTTCTTCAGTGA
- the LOC144468337 gene encoding protein crossbronx homolog has translation MSGPKTDANKDDNLKRQGSFRKLLPLDTNGDSQLSMSVKMIDRPTISQTNKEYSIYLQEYNILSEYKMLCSQDLKGIYVIPSAQNSLLWFGVQFVRQGIYQGGIFRFTITLPQNFPDGGCPRVTFQTPVFHPLIDPESGELCTTWGFTEWRRTNRIWQLVQFITKILSKVDIKMTPVNQEASMLLENNFEEFRDRVKKCLKESLDNAYNPPMVNDPHYIAFTRYNSELHDPVKEAIYKPKEEEENKTLGLSWVQPGSLQPFSKPEAR, from the exons ATGTCAGGCCCGAAG ACTGATGCGAACAAAGACGACAATCTAAAGAGACAGGGTTCGTTCAGGAAGCTGTTACCTTTAGACACAAATGGTGATTCACAATTAAGCATGTCTGTGAAAATGATCGACAGACCTACCATTTCTCAAACCAACAAGGAATACTCAATCTACCTgcaagaatataatattttgtctgAATA TAAGATGTTGTGTTCCCAGGACTTAAAAGGCATTTATGTGATACCATCAGCACAAAACTCTCTGT TATGGTTTGGTGTGCAATTCGTTAGACAAGGGATCTACCAAGGAGGCATCTTCAGATTCACCATAACATTGCCACAGAATTTCCCAGATGGTGGTTGTCCT AGAGTTACATTTCAAACACCAGTTTTTCATCCTCTGATCGATCCTGAATCTGGCGAGTTGTGCACTACCTGGGGGTTCACAGAATGGAGAAGAACTAATAGAATATGGcaattagtacaatttataacgaaaatacTCAGCAAAGTCGATATTAAAATGACTCCTGTAAACCAGGAAGCATCTATGTT attagaaaataatttcgaagaatttcgtgATCGAGTTAAAAAGTGCTTGAAAGAAAGTTTGGATAATGCTTACAATCCACCTATGGTGAACGATCCGCATTACATAGCTTTTACTCGATACAATAGCGAACTTCATGACCCTGTTAAAGAAGCTATTTACAAACCGAAG gaggaagaagaaaataaaacgttaGGTTTATCTTGGGTGCAACCGGGTTCCCTACAGCCGTTCTCGAAGCCTGAAGCAAGATAA